A window from Nitrospira sp. encodes these proteins:
- a CDS encoding fibronectin type III domain-containing protein produces MGVTPASLTFTAQQGGGNPTPQSLAVRNTGGGTLIWTVSNSATWLSHSPTTGTGNGTVTISPITGGLAAGTYTGAVTLYATGAAAATVPVTFTVTAAPAQPTIGMSPTNLAFNATAGGNNPSTQNIAITNTGTGTLTWTVTDNANWLTATQSGNSVVAGVNIAGLAVGSYSGIITVSASGATNTPRTVPVTLTIAAATQPTTGTVTLSWNPNSESDLAGYKVYRATSSGGYGAPIATIPAGSTQYVSSGLAKGFTYFFVITAYDQAGNESPSSNETSKSVY; encoded by the coding sequence ATAGGGGTCACTCCCGCAAGCTTGACCTTTACTGCGCAGCAGGGAGGTGGAAACCCGACGCCACAGTCACTGGCTGTGAGAAACACTGGTGGGGGAACCCTCATCTGGACGGTCAGCAATAGTGCGACGTGGCTATCGCATTCCCCAACCACCGGTACGGGAAATGGCACGGTGACGATTAGCCCGATCACCGGAGGTCTAGCTGCAGGCACCTATACCGGCGCGGTCACGCTCTACGCGACCGGGGCCGCAGCGGCCACCGTTCCAGTCACCTTCACGGTAACCGCTGCGCCGGCTCAACCAACCATCGGCATGAGCCCCACAAATCTTGCGTTTAATGCCACCGCCGGCGGGAACAACCCCTCGACACAGAACATCGCCATTACCAATACCGGTACGGGAACCCTGACCTGGACCGTCACAGATAACGCTAACTGGCTGACTGCAACCCAATCGGGGAACTCAGTCGTGGCGGGCGTCAATATCGCGGGGCTCGCTGTGGGAAGCTATAGCGGCATCATTACCGTATCTGCATCCGGGGCTACAAATACCCCGCGAACGGTACCGGTGACACTGACCATAGCGGCAGCTACACAACCGACGACCGGAACGGTTACACTGTCCTGGAATCCCAATAGCGAATCCGATCTCGCAGGGTATAAGGTGTATCGTGCAACCTCTTCAGGAGGATATGGCGCACCCATTGCCACGATACCGGCAGGATCAACCCAATACGTATCAAGCGGTCTGGCGAAAGGATTCACGTACTTTTTCGTGATCACAGCCTATGACCAGGCAGGAAACGAAAGCCCTTCTTCAAACGAAACAAGTAAGAGTGTCTATTAA
- a CDS encoding acyltransferase — protein MPPSKSRIQFLDSLRAIAIVMVIGQHALGYSQLSPGVQSTIVYWFQVAVPIFFLVDGYLFAHRLEHTGKLDYRDYMQQSARRLVVPWLLFSLLYLMARLAYEYFGHPPDQIVLGRDLIYLLGAIWVGAPAVQLYFLLSLFFVRSLSFLTKYVQGLSPMVTLVAAFGLSVLWSHTNGMTVAGFQIKANWGGGQDPLLHAVWGLQYYLLGCALYASNPWLSRHAKVLAVTVLAILVVLYYGEYSSPSLTQYSYLCGFYLLLLAIGDRSRALGGIGCSTMGIYLVHQPVVLKGMSVASALVFDNTGLWCYLLVVIGTLVCSIWITRLLMKVPHAHRLFGEPRTVAAALPGGLERF, from the coding sequence ATGCCGCCCTCTAAAAGCAGAATCCAGTTTTTGGATTCCCTCCGCGCAATAGCTATTGTCATGGTCATAGGGCAGCATGCGTTGGGCTACAGCCAGCTTTCCCCCGGGGTTCAATCGACGATCGTATACTGGTTTCAGGTCGCGGTCCCGATCTTCTTTCTAGTCGATGGATATCTTTTTGCTCATAGGCTCGAGCACACTGGAAAGTTAGATTATCGGGATTATATGCAGCAGAGTGCGAGACGTTTGGTTGTGCCGTGGCTACTTTTCAGCTTGCTGTATCTCATGGCAAGGCTGGCATATGAGTACTTCGGTCATCCCCCGGATCAAATTGTTCTGGGGCGAGATCTAATATATCTGCTGGGCGCTATCTGGGTGGGTGCTCCTGCGGTACAGCTGTATTTCCTGCTTTCCCTCTTTTTTGTTCGATCGCTTTCTTTCCTCACGAAATATGTCCAAGGTCTGTCGCCGATGGTCACTCTCGTTGCGGCGTTTGGCTTAAGTGTACTTTGGAGTCACACGAATGGCATGACGGTAGCTGGATTCCAGATCAAGGCCAACTGGGGTGGTGGACAGGATCCACTTTTGCACGCGGTCTGGGGGCTGCAATATTATCTTCTGGGTTGTGCGCTATACGCCTCCAATCCATGGCTATCCAGGCACGCAAAAGTCTTGGCAGTTACCGTCCTGGCCATCTTGGTAGTTCTCTACTACGGAGAATATAGTTCGCCATCCCTGACTCAGTACTCCTATTTGTGTGGTTTCTACTTGTTGCTTTTGGCAATTGGGGATCGCAGCAGGGCTCTGGGTGGGATTGGATGCTCTACGATGGGCATCTACCTGGTACACCAGCCGGTGGTGTTAAAAGGAATGTCCGTTGCCTCCGCTTTAGTTTTTGATAATACGGGCTTGTGGTGCTACCTGCTCGTGGTTATTGGGACTTTGGTGTGTTCCATCTGGATTACCCGATTGCTAATGAAGGTGCCACATGCTCACCGTCTGTTCGGCGAACCCCGAACCGTTGCAGCTGCGCTACCAGGTGGGCTGGAGCGGTTTTAG
- the asnB gene encoding asparagine synthase (glutamine-hydrolyzing), whose translation MCGIVGSVHAELGRIDQQLVRRMCALIRRRGPDDDGFFFDGQVGLGMRRLAIIDVNSGRQPVFNEDRTVAVVFNGEIYNYKELREGLLKRGHVLTSHSDTECIVHLYEDFGEDYVTHLRGMFAIALWDLRQKKLLLARDRFGIKPLYYWQDGRDLYFGSELKCLLAVDRYERQMDPQSVSDFFTFKYVPGPHTIYRGIAELPPGHTAVWRNGELTTRRYWQLKFSTDHNKSVDYYREGLLHHLEEAVRLHLVSEVPLGSFLSGGVDSSAIVALMAKICPGNVKTFTVGFGEGQPGADERPYARTVADLFKTDHSECVYDNPQTQVESILPLMLEAFDEPFADSSMIPNYLVCQAARQWVTVAMSGIGGDELFAGYERYRGALAANSYQRLPGVLRHSLRALIHSLPQWDMAGLWIDRMKRFVDGASLPLPERYQQYLSAFTEPDKAGLFSQDFLSELRKANVTTAELAMHKVEQCRDPLEWILLTDMETYLPDDELRKADRLSMWHSLEVRVPFLDHKLVEFVSTIPSGLKLKGWEKKHILIKSLEGVLPRSILNRRKQGFSIPLDKWLRGPLRDLLGEHLSPSSLKGIGLFNGVTVRRMLEEHDRGERNFETQLWAILVFVLWFKTYMNRSPSATNV comes from the coding sequence ATGTGCGGCATTGTCGGCAGTGTTCATGCAGAGCTCGGACGGATCGATCAGCAATTGGTCCGTCGGATGTGCGCGCTGATCCGGCGGCGCGGTCCTGACGACGACGGTTTCTTCTTCGACGGGCAGGTCGGGTTAGGCATGCGCCGACTGGCGATCATCGACGTCAACAGCGGCCGCCAGCCGGTCTTTAACGAAGATCGCACGGTGGCGGTTGTCTTCAACGGAGAGATTTACAATTACAAAGAGCTTCGCGAGGGGCTCCTAAAGCGCGGGCATGTCCTGACCAGTCATTCGGATACGGAATGTATTGTCCATTTATATGAAGACTTCGGTGAAGATTATGTCACGCATTTGCGTGGCATGTTTGCGATTGCTCTTTGGGATCTGCGCCAAAAAAAGCTCTTGCTTGCCAGAGATCGCTTCGGGATCAAGCCGCTGTATTATTGGCAGGACGGGCGAGATCTCTATTTCGGGTCTGAGCTGAAGTGCCTGCTCGCAGTCGATCGCTACGAACGGCAGATGGATCCCCAGTCTGTCTCAGACTTCTTCACTTTTAAGTACGTGCCAGGGCCGCATACGATCTATCGGGGCATCGCAGAGTTGCCTCCAGGACATACCGCGGTATGGAGGAACGGGGAGCTGACGACGCGGCGATACTGGCAGCTCAAGTTTTCTACAGATCACAATAAATCGGTCGACTATTATCGTGAAGGTCTGCTGCATCATCTGGAAGAAGCGGTGCGTTTGCACCTGGTGAGCGAGGTGCCGCTCGGTTCATTTTTGAGCGGAGGCGTCGATTCCAGTGCCATCGTTGCGTTGATGGCCAAGATCTGTCCGGGAAATGTGAAGACGTTTACCGTGGGGTTTGGAGAGGGGCAGCCAGGAGCCGACGAGCGCCCCTATGCGAGAACGGTTGCTGATCTGTTTAAGACGGACCATTCAGAGTGCGTTTACGACAATCCCCAGACGCAAGTCGAGTCAATTCTTCCCTTGATGCTTGAGGCGTTTGATGAGCCGTTTGCGGACTCCTCGATGATTCCCAACTACCTCGTGTGTCAGGCGGCCAGGCAGTGGGTGACGGTAGCAATGTCCGGGATCGGAGGGGATGAGCTCTTTGCCGGGTATGAGCGATATCGCGGTGCCCTTGCAGCGAACTCCTACCAGCGATTGCCCGGCGTGCTCAGGCATAGTCTCCGAGCGCTGATTCATTCGCTCCCACAGTGGGATATGGCTGGGCTCTGGATTGATCGGATGAAGCGATTTGTGGATGGCGCGTCTCTGCCCTTGCCAGAGCGGTACCAGCAGTACCTCTCGGCGTTTACGGAGCCGGACAAGGCAGGTCTTTTCAGTCAAGATTTCTTGAGTGAGCTGAGAAAAGCCAACGTAACTACTGCAGAGCTTGCGATGCATAAGGTCGAACAATGCCGGGATCCGCTCGAATGGATTCTTCTCACGGACATGGAGACCTATTTGCCCGATGACGAGTTGCGTAAGGCGGACCGCTTGAGCATGTGGCATTCGTTGGAAGTGCGAGTGCCTTTTCTTGACCACAAGCTTGTCGAATTCGTCTCGACAATTCCCTCGGGACTGAAGTTGAAGGGGTGGGAGAAGAAGCATATTCTCATCAAGTCGTTAGAAGGTGTGCTGCCTCGTTCAATTCTCAATCGAAGGAAGCAAGGGTTCTCGATCCCACTGGATAAGTGGCTGCGCGGGCCCTTGCGTGACCTCCTTGGGGAGCATCTGTCGCCGTCGTCCCTTAAGGGAATAGGGCTGTTCAATGGTGTGACGGTTCGTCGCATGCTTGAAGAGCATGATCGAGGCGAGAGAAACTTTGAAACGCAGCTATGGGCCATATTAGTTTTCGTACTCTGGTTTAAGACCTACATGAATAGGAGTCCTTCAGCTACTAACGTGTGA
- a CDS encoding glycosyltransferase family 4 protein gives MKVLWLGHNIGYPPKGGALQRNYNLIREVASQCELHLLAFDQPVTRPVHITPEDCVAALSKFCASVDWVPLRQSSLLRSRYGLAIQGLVSREPYDFLWLKSEEMARKLTRAVKEFAPDVIHFDALGLAQYHHLAGHAGTILTHHDVESSKIGVRAKKAANPLLRRYFELESLKLASAEQEWCPRFGANVVVSEDEGAVLSRVCPGLGIRVVPNGVDTSYFTPRRDPGGNSILFCGSMDMHPNQEAMEYFLQKIWPRLSAHSPDVNLCVAGRNPPEWLVQLGRSDARIHITGFVDDVRSYFQKAAVCICPILSGGGTRLKILDSLAMGVPVVATSFAASGLSLRHNEHLLLADSEDEFARAILELLGDQALRVRLSRAGADRVHEVYSWAVVAKALIEAYEFASRNQAIAG, from the coding sequence ATGAAAGTTCTTTGGCTCGGGCACAATATTGGCTATCCCCCGAAAGGTGGTGCGCTTCAGCGAAACTACAATCTTATTCGCGAGGTGGCGAGCCAGTGTGAGTTGCACCTGTTGGCCTTCGATCAACCGGTGACTCGGCCGGTACATATTACTCCGGAAGATTGCGTCGCTGCGCTCTCTAAATTTTGCGCATCGGTCGATTGGGTTCCCCTCCGACAGTCGTCCCTTTTGCGCTCACGATACGGGCTCGCGATTCAGGGGCTGGTGTCACGAGAACCTTATGATTTTCTCTGGCTAAAGTCAGAGGAAATGGCGAGGAAGCTGACGAGGGCGGTGAAAGAGTTTGCGCCGGATGTAATACATTTCGATGCGTTGGGTTTGGCGCAGTACCATCATTTGGCAGGCCACGCCGGGACTATTCTCACTCACCATGATGTTGAGTCAAGCAAGATTGGTGTTCGGGCAAAGAAGGCAGCGAATCCGCTCTTGCGAAGATACTTTGAATTAGAATCCTTGAAGCTCGCATCTGCTGAGCAGGAGTGGTGCCCGCGATTTGGTGCCAATGTTGTCGTGTCTGAAGATGAAGGAGCCGTGCTATCGAGGGTTTGCCCTGGTCTTGGGATCCGGGTGGTGCCGAATGGAGTGGATACCAGCTATTTTACCCCACGGCGTGATCCCGGCGGGAACTCAATCCTGTTTTGCGGCAGCATGGACATGCATCCGAACCAGGAAGCCATGGAGTATTTTCTTCAGAAGATTTGGCCACGACTTAGTGCTCATTCGCCCGATGTCAATCTCTGTGTGGCTGGAAGAAATCCGCCTGAATGGCTTGTTCAACTTGGACGATCAGACGCTCGTATTCACATTACCGGATTCGTGGATGATGTTAGATCGTATTTTCAGAAGGCAGCGGTATGCATATGTCCGATCCTCAGCGGTGGAGGGACCCGGCTTAAAATCCTGGATAGTCTTGCGATGGGAGTGCCTGTGGTCGCAACATCTTTTGCTGCTTCCGGTCTTTCGCTGAGGCATAACGAACACTTGCTGCTAGCTGATTCTGAGGACGAATTTGCCAGGGCCATATTGGAATTGCTTGGTGACCAGGCATTGAGGGTACGTTTGTCGCGAGCCGGGGCCGATCGTGTTCATGAGGTCTATTCGTGGGCTGTTGTAGCCAAAGCTTTGATTGAGGCCTACGAATTTGCCTCTAGAAATCAAGCGATAGCCGGATAA
- a CDS encoding FkbM family methyltransferase, which produces MSTLKRLAVTLLPHSVLAWGKKHYYAYVVPRFWEAEIEPIASFVHAGDSVIDLGANIGWYSAVLSRLVGESGKVYAVEPIPETFSLLSSVIKRLGLTNVELFNCAVSEKDGTAVMELPKHEYGGTNYYMARIVSGKSAEPRVDRVEVPLRSVDSLFPERLSERVTFVKCDVEGHELAVLKGASQFFARVKPALMIEVTGTAAMQDAPDNEFFSIMARYGYVPYSYDGKKLRRRVKGHWSVNYFFLQDVHLPQVAHLLSE; this is translated from the coding sequence ATGTCCACTTTAAAGAGGCTTGCCGTAACACTGCTGCCCCATTCCGTATTGGCCTGGGGCAAGAAGCATTACTATGCTTACGTTGTTCCACGATTTTGGGAAGCTGAGATCGAGCCGATCGCTTCTTTTGTTCACGCCGGGGATTCCGTGATCGACTTAGGAGCTAATATTGGATGGTACAGCGCAGTTCTTTCAAGGTTAGTGGGGGAGAGCGGGAAGGTCTATGCAGTAGAGCCAATTCCTGAAACCTTTTCTCTGCTCTCTTCAGTCATCAAGAGGCTGGGGTTGACCAATGTGGAGCTCTTCAATTGCGCAGTCTCGGAGAAGGATGGTACTGCGGTAATGGAGCTTCCAAAGCATGAATATGGGGGGACGAACTATTATATGGCTCGGATTGTTTCGGGGAAGTCTGCTGAGCCACGGGTTGACAGGGTTGAAGTGCCTCTCAGGTCGGTAGATTCACTGTTTCCCGAACGATTGTCAGAAAGGGTGACTTTCGTAAAGTGCGATGTGGAGGGGCATGAGCTGGCTGTGTTGAAAGGGGCCTCACAGTTCTTCGCAAGAGTAAAACCTGCACTGATGATTGAGGTTACTGGAACTGCGGCGATGCAGGATGCTCCCGATAACGAATTTTTCTCAATTATGGCTCGATACGGCTATGTGCCGTACTCATATGATGGGAAAAAGCTTCGAAGGCGAGTCAAGGGGCATTGGAGCGTCAACTATTTCTTCTTGCAGGATGTGCATTTGCCGCAAGTCGCTCACCTTCTTTCTGAATGA
- a CDS encoding Gfo/Idh/MocA family oxidoreductase encodes MTNSDPTASRTSSLRIALFGAGRHAQHHARAIVRCAGARLVAVADPSDAAQAAMRSIVPGVKSYGTPEELLAAERPDVVHICTPPASHGPLALAALRAGSHIYVEKPFTERVEDAQQILDEARAKNLLVCAGHQLLYESPTAVLTQYLPSIGRVVHVESYFSFRTVRHAPGGRTVLRADHQLLDILPHPVYLLLRVLEQSGEGRIELVSLEVSQAGTVHALIRRGGVTGTLVVTLEGRPVESYLRVIGKNGSLFADYVRSTTQRAIGPGSSGVDKLLAPYRQAWQLLTGTTSAMARRFLKSQRSYPGLAELFGAFYESVRTSTPSPLSPESLLETVRICERVAEALKVGEAKALALAATRPVESRGVLVTGGTGFLGKEIVRALLGRGRSVRVVARREPSPWERIAGAEYVVADVATGAGAHLFKGVDTVIHAAAETAGGWPEHQRNSLDATSHMVRGAAAAGIAHFIHVSSLAVLAQGQGGPIGDHHPLEPNSKGSGPYVWGKLESERRAVDLGEELGLSVKVIRPGALVDYRDFDPPGRLGKRLGNFFVAVGSPRDRLGIVDVGFAGRFLAWMTDRWESVPSPLNLLDPVSPTKRELLDHLRKANPDLTVIWLPTFVLVPLSWVAAVLQKLLRPGKPSINVAKVFSVQAYDTSSIAMLAVNIEGLGMKDGASECSTRSSSPNSN; translated from the coding sequence GTGACAAACTCTGACCCAACAGCCTCACGAACGAGTTCCCTTCGCATAGCGCTGTTCGGCGCCGGACGCCATGCTCAGCATCATGCCCGTGCTATTGTGAGATGCGCGGGCGCCAGGCTGGTTGCGGTGGCCGATCCTTCTGATGCGGCCCAGGCGGCGATGCGGAGCATTGTCCCTGGGGTCAAGAGTTATGGCACCCCTGAAGAACTATTGGCCGCTGAACGACCTGATGTGGTGCATATCTGTACCCCGCCGGCCTCCCATGGGCCGCTGGCGCTGGCCGCCCTGAGGGCTGGCAGCCATATCTACGTGGAGAAACCATTTACGGAGCGAGTCGAGGATGCGCAACAAATCCTGGATGAAGCCCGGGCAAAGAACCTCCTGGTCTGCGCCGGTCATCAGTTGCTCTACGAGTCGCCGACAGCGGTCCTGACCCAATACCTGCCTTCCATCGGCCGGGTCGTGCATGTCGAGAGTTATTTTTCCTTTCGTACGGTCCGACATGCTCCCGGTGGACGCACCGTGCTCCGTGCAGATCATCAATTGCTCGATATCCTGCCCCATCCGGTCTATCTGCTGCTGCGGGTTCTCGAGCAGTCGGGGGAGGGGCGCATCGAGCTGGTCTCGCTCGAAGTGAGCCAAGCCGGGACCGTGCATGCACTCATCCGGCGCGGTGGCGTGACCGGGACCTTGGTCGTGACACTCGAAGGGCGTCCAGTTGAGAGCTATCTGCGGGTGATCGGGAAAAACGGCTCACTCTTCGCCGATTATGTCCGGAGCACCACGCAGCGGGCGATCGGTCCAGGCTCGTCGGGCGTCGATAAGCTCTTGGCTCCCTATCGACAGGCCTGGCAGCTCCTGACCGGGACCACGTCGGCAATGGCGCGCCGGTTTCTCAAGAGCCAGCGCAGTTACCCAGGGCTGGCCGAACTCTTCGGCGCCTTCTACGAGTCTGTGCGGACAAGCACCCCTTCTCCGCTCTCTCCTGAAAGTCTGCTTGAAACCGTTCGCATCTGTGAGCGGGTGGCCGAGGCGCTCAAGGTCGGAGAGGCAAAGGCGTTGGCGTTGGCAGCCACGAGGCCTGTCGAGAGCCGGGGCGTGCTGGTGACGGGGGGAACCGGGTTTCTCGGGAAGGAGATTGTCCGTGCTTTGCTAGGGCGCGGTCGCTCCGTTCGCGTGGTGGCGCGTCGCGAGCCTTCGCCTTGGGAACGGATTGCCGGCGCTGAATATGTCGTGGCGGATGTGGCAACAGGCGCCGGCGCGCATTTGTTCAAAGGAGTCGATACGGTCATTCACGCAGCAGCAGAGACTGCCGGTGGGTGGCCGGAACACCAGCGAAATTCGCTCGATGCCACTTCGCACATGGTCAGGGGCGCGGCTGCCGCCGGCATCGCGCATTTTATCCATGTGAGCAGTCTGGCGGTGTTGGCCCAGGGGCAGGGAGGACCGATCGGCGACCATCATCCCTTGGAGCCGAACAGCAAGGGGTCGGGGCCCTATGTGTGGGGCAAGCTCGAATCGGAACGGCGTGCCGTTGATTTGGGAGAGGAACTTGGCTTGTCGGTCAAGGTGATTCGTCCTGGCGCCTTGGTGGACTATCGGGATTTCGATCCTCCAGGCCGTCTCGGCAAGCGGCTGGGAAATTTCTTTGTGGCCGTTGGGTCCCCGCGCGACAGGCTGGGCATCGTGGATGTGGGATTTGCCGGCCGGTTCCTGGCATGGATGACTGATAGGTGGGAGAGTGTGCCGAGTCCGTTGAATCTGCTCGACCCTGTCTCTCCGACCAAACGCGAGTTGTTGGATCATCTTCGCAAAGCCAATCCGGATCTCACAGTGATCTGGCTCCCGACCTTCGTCCTTGTGCCGCTCTCGTGGGTGGCGGCTGTGTTGCAAAAACTTCTTCGTCCCGGTAAGCCCTCGATCAATGTAGCTAAGGTATTCAGCGTGCAGGCCTATGATACATCGTCCATTGCCATGCTTGCCGTCAACATTGAGGGGCTCGGAATGAAGGATGGGGCCTCCGAATGCAGTACTCGGTCCTCTTCGCCTAATAGTAACTGA
- a CDS encoding four helix bundle protein has translation MRDHTKLRAFELADELAILVYRVTAGFPKEELFGLTSQLRLASVSVPSNIVEGCARDSEAEYLRFLNIAFGSLRELHYQLNLSKRLGFLPNEDSSLLEPTVVETEKVLNGLIRALRDNL, from the coding sequence GTGCGTGATCATACAAAACTTCGGGCATTTGAGTTGGCTGATGAATTAGCCATATTGGTGTATCGAGTAACCGCAGGGTTTCCGAAAGAGGAGTTGTTTGGACTGACTTCTCAACTACGGCTGGCATCAGTGTCAGTTCCTTCTAACATCGTGGAGGGGTGTGCTCGTGACAGTGAGGCAGAGTATCTCAGATTTCTCAATATCGCCTTCGGGTCATTGCGGGAACTACACTATCAATTAAATTTGTCGAAGCGGTTGGGCTTCTTGCCCAACGAGGATTCATCTCTACTTGAACCCACAGTCGTAGAAACCGAGAAGGTTTTGAATGGCTTGATTCGTGCCTTGCGAGATAATTTATAG
- a CDS encoding glycosyltransferase: MQLKVLLSRLVGRADIQLSAILFNEGRLATEIEALGICVKVFPENRWSSGKIFCELVREFKQSRAGIVHTHKYKDMILAAPASKLCGIPHVVRTVHGLSEPFKGLQAFKMNVYELVERTVYRCCVDAIIGVSSQIESRYKTDEAAPLVTCIRNGIDLEQNPIQADRWLTRKELGVDVETCLIGTVGRLTPVKGLSYLLQSVSILLRQRANVRLLIVGDGVIRKDLEAQARDLGISETVVFLGHREDTQELLQALDIFVLPSLSEGIPMALLEAMAASRAVVASRVGGIPEIVEDGVEGILVEPMDVPRLAESCVKLIDSPEIAMKMGEQARKRVVREFSATAMADRVAGLYKELVMSR, encoded by the coding sequence GTGCAGCTCAAGGTCCTGTTGTCAAGATTGGTGGGCAGGGCCGACATTCAACTGTCGGCGATCTTATTCAACGAAGGTAGATTGGCGACAGAGATTGAGGCGCTAGGCATTTGCGTCAAGGTGTTTCCTGAGAATCGATGGAGCAGCGGCAAGATCTTTTGTGAGCTGGTTCGCGAATTCAAACAGTCACGGGCTGGGATCGTTCATACTCACAAGTACAAAGACATGATTCTGGCAGCGCCGGCTAGTAAGTTGTGCGGGATTCCACATGTTGTACGAACGGTCCATGGCCTCAGCGAACCGTTTAAAGGTTTGCAGGCGTTTAAGATGAATGTTTATGAATTGGTGGAGCGCACAGTATATCGATGCTGTGTCGACGCCATCATCGGCGTCTCATCTCAGATTGAGAGCAGGTATAAGACGGATGAAGCGGCCCCCCTTGTTACGTGCATTCGAAACGGGATCGATCTGGAGCAGAATCCCATTCAGGCAGACCGATGGTTGACACGCAAAGAGTTGGGGGTTGATGTGGAGACCTGCCTGATCGGCACAGTTGGCCGGCTCACGCCGGTGAAAGGTCTCTCGTACCTGCTTCAATCTGTTTCCATTCTCCTGCGCCAGCGGGCGAATGTGAGGTTGCTGATCGTGGGGGATGGGGTGATTCGCAAGGATCTGGAGGCGCAGGCGCGCGACTTGGGAATTAGCGAAACCGTTGTCTTTTTAGGACATCGAGAGGATACTCAAGAACTACTGCAGGCCTTGGATATTTTCGTCCTCCCCTCGTTGAGCGAGGGTATTCCCATGGCCTTGCTTGAGGCGATGGCGGCGTCCCGGGCTGTCGTGGCCAGCCGGGTGGGAGGGATTCCTGAAATCGTTGAGGACGGAGTCGAGGGAATTCTCGTTGAACCGATGGATGTACCCCGACTTGCGGAGAGTTGCGTGAAATTGATCGATTCCCCGGAGATCGCCATGAAAATGGGAGAGCAGGCTCGAAAGAGAGTAGTGCGGGAGTTTTCTGCGACGGCCATGGCGGATCGGGTCGCAGGACTCTATAAAGAATTGGTGATGTCTCGATGA
- a CDS encoding O-antigen ligase family protein: MPALRSSGASESKAGFYLVMAYLLFEFGRPQELIPGLKLIPIALGINLLLFLNVLMSGKLDFSRLQTKLWIVLFGVMAIHVPIAVNNFHALMTFKDMVLLFFTYLGITTFVNSTERMLTVMKFWVGVHGFLAIMGIAKGGVGIGAWMGDENDFCMVMNMAVPFAYFLLFSATGFSLRMKYLALLGTYILAAMATVSRGGFIGLASVGVYCWYRSPKKMNALIVVAVAVVFMALLAPEKYWDEITSSTSEETMNEGTGGERLYTWGIGMEMFFYNPIIGIGQSNFPWTFDKYQGSRTFHEKSIAGRQAHSAWITLISELGLAGIVLIGGIILQSFRDLRWVARKLALPVVRTAGRQPAQAREDIRVYLARAMEGSLIGFIVSGVFISILWYPSLWIMVALVVALRNISEIQGAAAMPAGTHPLQPWGARIPRFGGGLVSTRS, encoded by the coding sequence ATGCCTGCTTTACGTTCGAGTGGAGCTTCGGAGAGCAAGGCGGGGTTCTATCTCGTCATGGCGTACCTTCTGTTTGAGTTTGGCCGCCCTCAGGAGTTGATTCCCGGACTCAAACTTATCCCCATCGCCCTAGGAATTAATCTGTTGCTGTTCCTCAACGTGTTGATGTCGGGGAAGCTGGATTTTTCCAGGCTCCAGACAAAGCTGTGGATCGTGCTTTTTGGAGTCATGGCGATCCATGTGCCGATCGCGGTCAATAATTTTCACGCCTTGATGACGTTCAAAGACATGGTGCTCTTATTTTTCACCTATCTTGGCATTACAACTTTCGTGAATTCGACGGAGAGGATGCTGACGGTGATGAAGTTTTGGGTGGGTGTCCACGGCTTCTTGGCCATCATGGGGATTGCAAAAGGAGGAGTCGGTATTGGGGCCTGGATGGGCGACGAAAACGATTTTTGTATGGTCATGAATATGGCGGTGCCGTTTGCCTACTTTCTGCTGTTCTCTGCAACCGGGTTCTCGTTGCGGATGAAGTACCTGGCGCTCCTGGGAACGTATATTCTCGCCGCAATGGCAACGGTATCGCGCGGAGGGTTTATCGGGTTGGCATCGGTCGGAGTCTATTGCTGGTATCGTTCTCCCAAAAAAATGAATGCGCTGATTGTGGTTGCCGTCGCCGTAGTTTTTATGGCGTTACTGGCACCTGAAAAGTATTGGGATGAGATCACTTCATCAACTAGTGAAGAGACGATGAACGAAGGTACCGGAGGAGAAAGGCTCTATACCTGGGGGATTGGTATGGAAATGTTCTTCTATAATCCTATTATTGGCATCGGGCAGAGCAACTTCCCATGGACCTTTGATAAATATCAGGGAAGCCGAACCTTCCATGAAAAATCTATCGCAGGCCGGCAGGCTCATTCTGCATGGATTACCTTGATCTCGGAGTTGGGCCTCGCTGGAATAGTCCTTATCGGAGGAATCATCTTACAGAGTTTCAGGGACCTGCGATGGGTCGCACGCAAACTCGCTCTTCCGGTTGTGCGGACGGCAGGTCGCCAGCCAGCCCAAGCTCGTGAAGACATTCGTGTCTATCTTGCTCGGGCTATGGAGGGAAGTCTGATCGGATTCATCGTGAGCGGTGTGTTCATTTCCATTTTATGGTATCCGAGCTTATGGATCATGGTGGCATTAGTGGTCGCACTCAGAAATATTTCTGAGATACAGGGGGCTGCAGCAATGCCTGCTGGAACTCATCCGCTGCAGCCATGGGGGGCTCGGATCCCGCGCTTTGGTGGAGGGCTTGTTTCCACTCGCTCATAG